From the genome of Methylocystis echinoides:
TCAAGCATTACATTGCCGAGGTGGTCGCCAATGGGCATCTAATGAGGGAGTTGCGGAGAGAATTTACCTTAGACGAGTTGGTGCGGCAGCTGACAAAAGAGGGGTACGGGCAGCAGGTAAAGAACACAAAAGAACTCGGAATGGCCCTTAAAGCGGCAGGGGTCACTCAGGGGAGGCGTGGATCGGGCGAAAGGCGCGTGCGGGTCTACATCCTGCCGGAACCTGTCGAACCGATGGCCTCGATTGAAGACGCCGAGTTTTAAGGGAGGAGTTTAGGGACCACGGCGGGCAGCTCGGTCACAGAGACCTAACCGACCGAAAACAAGGGCGTAAATGAGAGCCCGAGTAGCGGCCAAGGAGGGGCGACTATTCGGGTTCTCGGCCACTCTTGTTTCTGATTGGAAGCGTCACCGATTCAACACAAGCCTGCTTGGCCGCTAAACTGGTATCCCCGGCATAACGGCCCATGGTCATACCAAGAGGCATGTCCTCCTTTGAATGCCCAATAACCTCGGCAATCGTCCAAGGCGAGTAGCCGGTAGCACCGTTGTCGAGTGCATCGGCTGCTTTCTTGGAGAACCATCGACGGAAGCTGTGGAAATCAACCCTCGATTGTCGTGCTCCAGGGAGCCTGTCATCAACACCGATCCGCCTTCTGTAATCGGTGAAGCGTTTGGAGATTTTTTGCGACCGCTCGACCGGACTCCCTTCTGCTGGCGTCGGCAGTTCGTCGAAAAGGAAGGAGTCTAATGGTTTACCCTTACAACGCCGCTCGAAGATGTGGAATAAAGAAGAGTGTATTGGTACTTCTCGCTCGCCTGCAGGGGTCTTCGCCAACTTGACATCGATGACTCCGTTCTGAACATCTCTTATCCGCAACTGAGCAATTTCCTCGACCCGCATTCCAGATAGCGCCGCTATGAAAATTGCGTCCATAAGGTACTCGGGAGGATCGTTAGAGATAAGCTTCAAAACTTCCTCGTCCGTATAAGGCCGCTTCTTTTCTTGCTTGGAAACACGACGCTCCGGCAAGGATTGGCCCTGCCATACGTTGTCTTCAACATGACCCTTTCTACGCAACCATTTCCAATAGGATGACAGGCAGGAAATGTCCTTGTTAGCGGTCCGCCAGTGAGCGCCTCTTTCTACAAAGGCTTTTGTCACGTAATCACCAGCCGCTTTTCTGGTGACGGCTTCGATTGTTAGAGCGTGCCCGTTGAGACCCAGCCATCTGTCCAACTTCAAAACTGCCCTACGGTAGTCGATCTTCTGTCGAGGCTTCATGGAAGATTCGGCCAACCACTGGTTGATAAACGTGACAAGTAGCGTTTCCTCCCCTGAAGCTATCTTGTAGAAAATCGAACCAGCCCCTGGGTTACCTGCCTCTGACAATTCTTGTGCCCGTTCCGAAATAAGGGAACGCATCACCATTGGGCCATCGGCAACCACCTCGCCCCAAGGAGCTATCTCCTGCCCGTAGCTAGGGTCCTTCAGAGCTCGCTGCAGTTCTTTCCTGTAATCAAGTGCATCCCGGACAATGGGGTTTTGTAGTGAGCCGCTTCCCGTTTCCAGTTGCCTTTGCGCAGAGGCGATCACCTCCCTGAATTCAGCGACCACGTTCCAGCGTAACGCATTAGCTTTCGCTAAGCTGTCGGTTTTCAAGGGTCGAACTAACTTAGCTTTTCCGACGATGTGCCGTACGGGCGCAGGTACCTTAACCTGAACACGCCATTGGTTACCGTGCTTTTCCAAGTATCTTTTGTCGAGAGCCATCTGCGCCGGTTCTAAAGCGAATGTACGCCACGGGTACACCAATCTGGTACACCATAAAAAGCCTATTTGAAATGGATAATCAATACTTTCAATTAGAAAAATGCCTATGACGTAGGCTCCTCCCGCCCCAGCCAAGGTTTTCTGCAAGTCTCGGTTCTGCCTTCAGCTGTCCGGCGCTCGACGTGGGCTCGTGGCCCGCGTTGTCACATTCACCGACGGATAGGCTTCGGCGCGCGATTGAGGCTCCGCCGTGAGCTACAACGCCCTCGTTTTTGCGCCCCAGATCATCGCCGATCGCGTCCGGCTCCTCCCTCGAAGCGATCAGCGCCTCGGGGGATTCCCGCAACCCGCCTTCATTTTCGGCGTTCTGCCCCTGGTGATTGCGACGGGCGCCGGCGCCAATGCGCGACGATCGCTGGGCGTCACTGTGCTCACCGGGATGCTGTCGTCGACCTGCCTCGCGGTCGTGCTGGTTCCAGCATTTTTTGTGGTTCTGCAGCAATTGGACGAGAACAGGCGGCGCAGCAAACAGTTGGTTGCGCGGCCGCGCTCCGAGGAGAGCGCAAACGATGCGACTTCAGCTCCGCAGAGTCCGTAAGCCCGCCTCCTCAAAGGCGCAAAAAAGGAAGCTCGGCGCAAGCCGAGCTTCCCGCTGTCGTCTCAACCCTGAGCGTCCGCCGATCAGTATTTCGCGACGGCTGGCGCCGGGGCGCCAAAATTGAAGTGATAATTGACGCCCGCGCGAACGATGTTGAACTGCGGGTGGCGATGGTAGCCGGTCTGGAAGCCCCAGTAGCCGGTCTGGCCGCCGCTGTTGAGATCCGTGTAGAGATACTCCGCCTTCGCCGACCAATTGGGCATGAACATCCACTCGACGCCGCCGCCAGCCGTCCAGCCGGTGCGGGTGTTGGAGAAGTCTCCTCATTAGCATCCGCCAGTGTCCATAATTGTCTGAATATCGCGTAAAAACAATGGCATTACGCTAGCGGCCTGTCTGTGAGCGTCCGTCGCTGCCCGTTGGTATCCACGGAAAACGATGGTATAAGAGTTGGTGTCGGCGCTTCGCCGGGCGGGATCATACCAACATGCCATTGACTGACATTGAGATCAGGAAGGCCGCGCCCTCCGATAAGGTCCGTAAGCTCTCGGACGGCGGCGGGCTGCAACTGTGGGTCCAGCCTGACGGGGCAAAGTATTGGCGTCTCGCCTATCGCTTCGGCGGGAAACAGAAGCTGCTGGCCCTAGGCGTCTATCCGACGGTTGGATTGCGGGAGGCTCGGGCGGAACGCGAGCGCGCTAAGGGTCTACTTGTTGACGGGCGGGACCCTGGCCAAGCGAGGAAACTAGAGAAGGCGGCGAGGGCGGCTGCGTCGGAAAACACGTTTTGCGCCGTCGCCACAGAACTTGTCGAAAAGAAGCGGCGCGAACAAAAGCGCGAAGCCACGATTGACCAGCTGGAGCGCCTACTCGCTCTCGCAACGCCGTCTATCGGTGCGCGCCCCATAGCAGACATAACGGCGGCCGAGATTCTCTCTGTTTTACGTGGTGTTGAAAGGCGCGGAACGCATGTTACGACGCTCCGCTTGCGCTCCGTCATCGGCGCCGTTTTTCGGTATGCTATCGCCACCGGCCGCGCAGAGAATGACCCGACCGGCGCACTCAAAGGCGCGCTAACGACGCCCACGTTGAAACATCGCGGCGCGATTGTAGACCCGAAAGCTTTTGGCGCGCTTCTCAGAGCTATAGATGGCTACCACGGCGCTCCCGAGACCTGCATCGCCCTTGAATTGCTCGCCCTCACCTTCGTTCGCCCCGGCGAGCTTCGGGCGGCAGAATGGGCGGAGATCGACCTTGACGCGGCCGTGTGGGTCATTCCCGCTGGAAAAATGAAGATGGGTCGCGAGCATCGGATTCCACTTGCGCCTCGCGCTGTGGCGATCCTGCGCGAGTTACAGGTCATTACCGGCGGCGGCGGGAAATATCTTTTCCCATCCATCCGCTCGGCGGCGCGCTGCATGTCGGAAAACACCTTGACGGCAGCCCTCCGGCGGCTCGGCTACAAGCCCGATCAAATGACGGCGCACGGTTTTAGATCGGCCGCAAGCTCAATGCTGAATGAGAGCGGGCTGTGGCACGCCGACGCAATCGAGCGGCAGCTGGCGCACGTAGATAAAGACGCCGTTCGCCGCGCATACGCTCGGGCAGACTTTTGGGAAGAGCGCATTCGGATGATGAATTGGTGGGCGGATCGCTGCGATGAAATGCGTCGCGGCGGCGAAGTCGTTCATCTCAAAATATCAGGCAAATCAGCCTGATAAGCGGCCGGGGCGCGGTGAAGTGGCAAGCCGCGCTCCGACCTAACCACATTGCAAAAAGGAGTTTCGCACCATGGCTGAATCAGGTTCTACACCAAATCGCCGAACATTGCTTACCGGCCTCGCCGCTGCGCCCGTCGTCGGGCTACCGGCTGTCGCGAGCGCCTACATGGCTTCCGATCCAATCTTTTCCGCCATCGCAGGGCGGGGCAGGCTTAATGCGGAATTAGAAACAGCGATGGATCATACCGACAACACTATCGTTAGCCGTGCTGATAAAGTGTCGATTGACGCCGCTTGGCGGGCCCAACACGTGGCCGGCGATGCGCTGGATGATGCAGACGCCGCAATATTTGGGATGCAGCCACAGACGCCGCAGGGCGCGCTCGCGTTGCTGCGCCATGTGGCCACCGTCATGGGCGGCGATCCTGGCCAGCTTTACCATGAGGGCAAAGAGTGCGAGGCGATCATGCGTTGCGTGGCCTTCCTCGAAGCGACGGGAGGCCAGCAGTGAATATCGCCATTACCCAAACCGATCCGGCTCTTGAAGCCATCGCCGAGGTTAATCGGCTCGACGCCGAAAGCTGCCAAGTCTCGATGAGGCTCGCTGACATTGTTGACGATATACGATGGAGCACCGGTAGCTTGCGTCCCTTTGGCCTAATAGATTGGCGCGGTCACTGCATCGGCCGCCAAGAAGTCGAACGGCTGCGCGACCAATTGTTATCCGAGCCCGACGCCGACCCTGAGAAGATCGAAGCCGAATACCTCGATGCAAAGGCGCGGGAGCGAGCCGAAGAGATAGCGGCGCGCGAGTGGGACGAGGCGCACGGCCTCACCGACATGCGCCGCCAGGAAGAGGCGTTGCTTAGTGATTATCGGAAGGCGTTTGAGCGATTGACGAGAACCGTCCCGACGACGCCGGCAGGAGCAATCGCGCTGCTTGGGTTTCTTAAGAAAAACCTAACCGACGAGATGTTTGACGAGCAGCATTACAAGATGCTCGACAATTTGGAGGCTGCGATTTCCCGGTGGAGGCTGGCGCTATGATAGCCAAGGATCGCCCCGGCCTGCTTTACCTTATCATGCTTCTATGGCGTCTCCGCCTCGCGCGGCTGATGCTCTGGTTGGCGCGGACAACGTCGCGTTTCGAAGACGCTGCCCAGACGTATGCGCAGCGCGTCTTGAGCCGCTGAGCGCAGGTCGAACCGAGTGGCCAAATTGTCCACACGGGCAAGTCGCAAAGTTTGCGACTTGATAGGTTCGCAGATTGTGCGAACCCTCTGCAACGCAGCGGACAACTTGGCCGCTGCATAGGAAAAGGGCTGCGACGCGCCGGACAAATTGTCCGCTGCGTCCTGCGCCGGCGGCGAGTGAATCAAGCAGCAGGCCAATAAAATTCGTTTGCTGTGACAACGGACAGTAACGGCGGACAACTTGCCCACCGTAAGGAACGCGCAAGGCTAGGGCGACGGCCCGAAAACGGATTTAGCCCATCCGCTGCCTTGCGCTCCACCTGGGCTTCGCGAGGCTCGCGAATGGTTAAACGCACAGTTAAGAAAAAGATCGATTTCGGAAAGCCATCGCCGAGCGCCGAGAAGGCCCTTCGGCTGCTTGAACTGCCGATCCAGCTAGCAGAAGGCGAGAAAGTCGAGACGTATGAATGGATAGAGCGGACTTTAATCGAGGAAGAATTTAGACGTGCTGGCATCATAGCCGAGCAGTATGGGCTGGATTTCATGAATAGCGAGCATGCGCCAATGATAGCATTGATGATAGCTCGCGACTTTGTGCCAGGGTTCAATCTATCGCGGCGACGCGGTGCTCCGAGAAAAACAATAGAGCTACTCAAAATTGCTAAAGAAGTCATTGCTGTCATGAAGCAGCCGGGACGGACCCTAACGGTTTCCAGTGCTTGCGAGATTGTTGCCAGCCGGCAGCGAAAGAGCGGCAAAGAGAGCAAAAGCAGAGAGGAAATTGAGCAGATGTTCTACCGCTTTTTAAAAGCTCGTGATTATACAATGGAAGTCATCGCTGATGCTAAGGATGCGATGGTCGCCGACAAGGCGCGATGGCATGAATTGAGCCGGCAAAATGCGCCTCAAGAGACGCTACTGGGACAAGCCTGCAAGCGGGAGGCGCAAACTACAGATAAAGGCGACAATTAATCGTAGCGCTTTCTTACGTTACGGAAATTGTAGCGGCTTTAACCGTAGTCGCCCTGGTGGTGTTGTCCATCCATAGCCGCATCAAGACACCTGCGGCGAAGGATGGTGGATATGATTGCAAACCCTGAAGTTACCGGTCACAAAGCTGGCAGCGTGGCTTTCCACGACAAGCCGCGCGCTCGGCGGATCAATGACGCGTGCGCTGCGCTGGGCGTCAGCCGGTCTCATTTGTATGCGCTGGCGTCCAAGGGACTGATCCGCCTGGTTCGGATCGGGAACCGCACCGTCGTTCCTGAGAGCGAAATCGATCGATTGCTTGGGGAGGCGGCATAAGCGAATGCAGGCCCTCAAAACTGAGAGGGCCGTCCCTTCATTGCGTGCGGCGAGAAGGAACGGCCCGAAGAATGAGCGCATTGGCGAGCGGCTCGACAGGGAATCTACCAGACCGGCGTCTGACTTTCAAATGATTGCCGACGTTGCGGCCGATGTGGTCGAGCGCCTCCGCGTCGCCCGTCTACGCCGCAAGTTCGGTCTCGACGCCGACATGGCGACGCTGCTGGCCCGGATCGCCTTCGAGACCACGGAGGCGCGCTGATGCAGCACCAAACCGACAATGAGGCGGCGCTGCGCCGTCTCTCCCATAACCTTGTCGCGTGCGGCGAGCGCGTCGTCTTCGAGCTTCTGGCCGATCTCGTCAGAGGGCGCGATCTGTCCGAGACCTTGGCGGACTTCTCGCGGATCGATCCTGCGACATACGCGGCGTTGCTCGCTGCCATGCCGAAATGGGGGCGGGCATGACCAACCGTCTCGACTTCGACGCGGTGAACCGGGCGGCGCTCTCCGCTCTCCCGGCCGTGCTGCATAGGCTGTTGCCGGGCGGAAAGGCTGTTGCCGGGGAATATGTCGTCCGCAACCCCAGGCGCGCGGACCGTTCGCCGGGAAGCTTCAAGGTCAATCTGCGCACGGGCCGATGGGCTGACTTCGCCTCGGGCGACAAGGGCGGCGACGCCGTTTCGCTCGTCGCCTACCTGGAGGACGTTAATCAAG
Proteins encoded in this window:
- a CDS encoding DUF6538 domain-containing protein gives rise to the protein MQKTLAGAGGAYVIGIFLIESIDYPFQIGFLWCTRLVYPWRTFALEPAQMALDKRYLEKHGNQWRVQVKVPAPVRHIVGKAKLVRPLKTDSLAKANALRWNVVAEFREVIASAQRQLETGSGSLQNPIVRDALDYRKELQRALKDPSYGQEIAPWGEVVADGPMVMRSLISERAQELSEAGNPGAGSIFYKIASGEETLLVTFINQWLAESSMKPRQKIDYRRAVLKLDRWLGLNGHALTIEAVTRKAAGDYVTKAFVERGAHWRTANKDISCLSSYWKWLRRKGHVEDNVWQGQSLPERRVSKQEKKRPYTDEEVLKLISNDPPEYLMDAIFIAALSGMRVEEIAQLRIRDVQNGVIDVKLAKTPAGEREVPIHSSLFHIFERRCKGKPLDSFLFDELPTPAEGSPVERSQKISKRFTDYRRRIGVDDRLPGARQSRVDFHSFRRWFSKKAADALDNGATGYSPWTIAEVIGHSKEDMPLGMTMGRYAGDTSLAAKQACVESVTLPIRNKSGREPE
- a CDS encoding helix-turn-helix domain-containing protein, which produces MVDMIANPEVTGHKAGSVAFHDKPRARRINDACAALGVSRSHLYALASKGLIRLVRIGNRTVVPESEIDRLLGEAA
- a CDS encoding phage integrase central domain-containing protein translates to MPLTDIEIRKAAPSDKVRKLSDGGGLQLWVQPDGAKYWRLAYRFGGKQKLLALGVYPTVGLREARAERERAKGLLVDGRDPGQARKLEKAARAAASENTFCAVATELVEKKRREQKREATIDQLERLLALATPSIGARPIADITAAEILSVLRGVERRGTHVTTLRLRSVIGAVFRYAIATGRAENDPTGALKGALTTPTLKHRGAIVDPKAFGALLRAIDGYHGAPETCIALELLALTFVRPGELRAAEWAEIDLDAAVWVIPAGKMKMGREHRIPLAPRAVAILRELQVITGGGGKYLFPSIRSAARCMSENTLTAALRRLGYKPDQMTAHGFRSAASSMLNESGLWHADAIERQLAHVDKDAVRRAYARADFWEERIRMMNWWADRCDEMRRGGEVVHLKISGKSA